The DNA sequence GCTGACAGCCCCGTCGTTGATGGCACCGGAATCGTGATGCTCGCAATGCTCCAGCACCGGCAGTCCTGTCGCCTTCGAGTCGGCAAGCACTGCGTCGAGAATCTGGCCGGTTATTGCCGAGCCGTCGTCGGTAATCGCACGCAACGGATGTTCCAGAACGGGATTATTGGAATCATCCGAACCCTCGCTCGCGTCTGTTTCCAAATTATCAGAATGCGATGATTGCCCAGCACAATCCATGAATCTTACATAATCATCCGGCTGAGTCGGCAGTTTTCCGGCACGTCCCAGCGACGCGCAAACGGAAAGGTCATAACGGACCGGCAGTTTGACGTTGTGCAACTGCTCATAGCGTTGCAGATAATCGAGTGTGTTGACGACGCCGACTTCTTCGAGCTCGTTGCCATCGTCAACGACATCCTGGATATTGACGTCACGCCCGTCGGCTGCTGGCAACGTATTCGGCATGATAAGCACCCGTGTGTAGCCTCCGGCAGCAGCAGCCTGAGAACCGGTGACCATCGTTTCCTTGTCGCGCTGTCCGGGGTCGCGGAAATGCACATGCGGATCGGCAAGCCCCGGAGCAACAATCAACGATGAACCGTCGATGTCACCGGCAACGACAGCACCCGACTCAGCGAGCAGGCGTCCCCTGTCGATTTGCGGGATGATGAGGTCGACGCGTTCGCCGGTGTCCCATACCGCTATGTCATGAATGGTCAGCATGTGCATTCCGTTCTGTCAATAATCACTTATCTACTTATGTGACCCTGCTTGGTCTACCTTACCAACCAAACACTTTTTGTCCGTGCCAAACTTCAATTCCGACAAAAAATTTAGGCCGTGGCCAAGCTTTTCTATCGTTCCGCTTCCTCGTCGCAATAATCACAGCGATATTCGCGACGTTCAGCATTGGCCAGATGGAAGCGCTGTTCCAAGCCGGTTTCCGAGGTAGTCACGCAGCGCGGGTTCTTGCACGAAATCACGCCGACAAGGTGCTCCGGCAGTTCGGGCTTCGCCTTTTCGACGATCTTGCCGCCACGGACGATGTTGACCGTGGCGTGCGGAGCGATGAAGCCGAGCGCGTCAAGATTGACGTCTTCGATATCCTCGAGCTTGATGATGTCCTTAGCCCCCAGCGCGTGGCTGCTGGCATTCATGATGAGTGCGAGTTTGGTGGTTGCGGGGTCCACCTGAAGATAATGCAGCACGGTGAGGGCCGTGCCTGCGTCCACATGGTCGATGATGATGCCGTTGGTGATGCTTGTGACTTCCATCAGGCCAGCACCTCCTTGTTCTCGTCAAAACCGGGCAATTTGTCACCAAGCACGGAGCTTTCCAGCGCCATGCGCATCAGCATGCCGCGACGTACCTGTTCGAAGTAGGCGGCGCGTGGGTCGTCGTCCACGTCCTTGGCAATCTCGTTGACGCGTGGCAGCGGGTGCAACACGGCCATCGTCGGTTTGGCAAGTTTCATCTTGCCTTCGTCCAAGATGTAAGTGTCGCGCAGACGTAGGTAATCGTCCTCGTTGAAGAACCGTTCCTGCTGGACGCGGGTCATGTAGAGGACATCGAGGTCGCCGATCACCGCCGAGAGGTCTTTGGCTTCGACGTATGAACAGGTCGGGCTCTGGTCGATGCGATCGAGCACGTATTGCGGCGTCTTGAGCTCGTCGGGGCTGATCAGCACGAAACGGATGTTGCCGAAACGGCAAAGTGTGGAAATCAGCGAATGAACGGTGCGACCAAAGGTCAGATCGCCGCAAAGGCCGACAGTCAGATTGGTGACGCGGCCGAATCGGGCCTGAATGGTGGACAGGTCGGCCAACGTCTGCGTGGGGTGTATGTGCCCGCCATCGCCGGCGTTGATAACCGGAACGTCTGAGGATTCGGCAGCTACCAGCGCGGCGCCTTCCTTGGGATGGCGCATAGCGATAAGGTCGGCATATTGCGAAACGACCTTCACCGTGTCGTGAATGGTCTCTCCCTTGGTGGCAGAGGAAAGCTGGGCTCCGGCGAAGCCGATGACCTTGCCGCCGAGCCGGAGCATCGCAGTTTCGAAACTCAGACGTGTGCGCGTGCTGGGCTCATAAAACAAAGTGGCCAACACCCGGCCATTGCAGGTGTTCGCCACTTCTTCGCGATGAGAATCAATATATTGCGCTTTGTCAAGCAATAACCGAATCTCGGAAGTCGGTATATTGTCCAACGTCACCACGCTGGAACCGACCAATGATGATCGCTGAACCCCATCAGTGGGATTTTTCGTAGGTTTTTGTGTTATCGACATCGGCTCACCTTTCTTCAACCAAGGTGGCCACTTCGTGTGACCATTGACAAGATACCCGCACACGGCGACAGTGACGACCAATAGATGTATCACTGCCATATGTCGAAATTACCGGTATCCGCTTACTTGGAATGTGCCAATCGTTGGCATTGCGCCGTTATCTGGTTTATCAGAAAGCAATTTCGCAGAAATGTGTAGTACACGCCGTTCGTGAGGCAGATACAGCATTATCCTGATCGTTATCGCTTCTCCGTCACTTTACATATGCTTTCTACAGCCCGTAGAACAGCCGTTCCATCACCTCACGGCAACGACGCATCACGGCCTGTAGGTCGTTGCCGAAGTACTGGCCGCGATTGGCGTCGTAGCCCAAGAACGTCGCCACGCCCCCGAGCCCGTAGAAATCCGTCGGCAGCACATCGGCCTGCGAGAGCCTCGCACCCCAGAGATAATTGCCGTTTCGAGCGGCAGTGAGCATGTTCCATGCCTTGCGCAGCACGTCGGCGTCACTGGCATTGATATAGTCCAGATGCTCGAGCTCGCCAAGTGCCTCCAGAGTGGAATTGACGCGCAGGCTCTCGTTCTCCCCGGCATGCTCAAGCTGTAAAAGCTGAACCGTCCATTCGACGTCGGAAAGTCCGCCGGCACCGAGTTTCAGATGCTGGTTGCGCTTGACGCCGTGGGGCAGGCGTTCCGCTTCCATGCGTGCCTTAAGTTTGCGGATCTCGCCGATCTCATCGCCTGTCAACGGCCGATCCATGTAGCGCAGCGGATCGACCAGCTGGGAAAGGAAATCCTCTGCCAATTGCCGGTCTCCGGCGGCGTAGCGCGCCCGCAGCAACGCCTGACGCTCCCAAGTGCTGTACCACTTGGTGTAGTAGTCGCGGCACGATTCGTACGAACGAATCAGCGGACCGTTCTTGCCTTCGGGGCGCAGGCCGAAATCGAGGTCAATCTTCGGTTCGAGACTGGCCGGACCCTGCAGAATGTTGCGAAGATCGGCCACCACATTGCGGGCGAATGTTGCAGCGGGTTTCTGCGAATCTTCGCCGTCCGCATTATTGTCATCTGACATTGGTCGATACATCATGATGATATCGGCGTCGGAACAGAAGTTGACCTCACGCCCGCCGTAGCGCCCCATGGCGATGACGCTGATGGCCACAGGCGCCGCGTCCAGCCTCATTTCGGTACACTGATGTCGAATGGACCATTGCAAGGCCGCATCGATTGCAGCATCGTAGACGTCGGTCATGCCGCGCAATCCGGCATCATCGTCAAAGACGCCGGAAGTCCATCCCAAGCCGATGCGCTCGATCTCATGACGGCGCATCGCACGGATTGAGGTGGCGAAATCATTCATATTCTCCGCGTAACGGGCAACTGCCGCCTGCGCCCGGACGTCAAGGCTTTCGCGTGTACGGGGCTTGAGCATCTCATCGTCGCCAAGCCACGTCACCGATTCGATGGACTGATTGAGTGAATCCCCCAACAGCCTTGAATTGGATAAAATATGGCACAATCTAGTGAGCGCCTGCGGCGAATCACGCAGGAACCCCAGATACTGGCTTCCGCTGCCGAAACGCTCCTCAAGCTTTCGCCACTGCAGCAGCCCCATGTCGGGGTTCTGCCCCTGCGCCAGCCATTGCAGAATCGAGGGAAGCAGGATTCGGTTGATTTTGGCCGCGCGGGAGACGCCTTTGGTCAACGCCTCGACGTGACGCATCGCGGCGTCGGGATCGGCGAAACCGATGGATTCGAAGCGCTCGCGGGTCGCCTTATCACTTAATGTGACTTGATCATCATCGAGCTGGGCATTGATGGGCAACATAGGGCGATAGTAGATATCGGTATGTAAGCGACGCACCTCGCGACGAACCTTGTCATAGCGGTCGACCAACTGATCAGGCAGCAAACCGAACGTTCGTGCCATTCGACGCAATTCCGGATTATCGTCTATCGCCCGCGGATCGGCGTTACGGACGATGTCAAGTCCACCTTCATTGGTTTTGCCAAGATCCGGGAATAGATGCGTGCGTTTGAGCTCCCACATCTGCGCCCGATGCTCCAATACTCTTTCGAAACGATAATCCTCATCAAGCTTGGCTGCTTGCGGACGGGCGACATATCCTCCCGCGGAAAGCGCCTGCAACGCGCCAAGTGTGGAACGGCCACGCAACGATTCGTCGGAGCGGCCATGGACCAGCTGCAGCATCTGCACGGTGAATTCGACATCGCGCAGTCCGCCTTTGCCGAGTTTGATCTCCCGATCACGCAGATCGGGTGCGATGTTGTCTTCGACACGCCGCCGCATCTTCTGGCAATCATAAACGAAATTATCGCGTTTTGATGCCGACCAGACCAGTGGCTGCACCATGTCAAGATACGACTGTCCCAATTCCCCGTCGCCGGCGACCACACGTGCCTTCAAAAGCGCCTGAAACTCCCAGTTGCTGGCCCATTTATCATAGTAGACACGGCAGGAATCGACCGTGCGCACCAGCGGACCGTCCTTGCCTTCAGGACGCAAAGCCGTGTCGATCTGCCACAGCGGCGGCATATCGACTCCCAGCATCACCGACTGGCAGATCTTCTGCAACATGGTTCCGATTTTCGTGCCGATACGTGTCAGTGCTACGCCGTCGATTTTTTCCTCACTGTCACCGGCAGTTTTCGCTTCGACGATATACACAAGGTCGCAATCGGAGACATAATTCAATTCCTGGGCCCCGAGTTTGCCCATGCCGATAATGGTGAATCCGCAATGCTGGCTGCCGTCGACCTGCGTTCTGGCAATGTCAAGCGCGGCACCGATGGCGGCATCCGCGAGGTCGGAAAGTCTGGCGCTGATCTGCGGCTGGATTTCCACCGAATCGGCTGCTATCGTGTCCTCGGCCATGATGGCCGCCAGCTGAAGATAATAGTTCTCACGCAAGGCTTCCACAGCGGCCGTCATACGTTCATTGGCTGTCGCCGTATCCGACTGCTGCGACGCACTTGCCTTGACTGCGTCCGACATATGCGTGATGCGCTCGGCTCTGGTAAAGTCGAGACTTCCGCAAGCGTCGCATGCAGCCGCCGACACCAGTTGGGAATGTGATCGCATAAGTCCGCCCATGGCATCGGAAGCCCCGAGTACGCAGATGAGTCGGGACAACGCTTCCGGACGATGAATCAGATCTATCAAACCGGCCCCGGCCTCACCGGATTGCCGGCCGCTGAACCGGTTTTGCTCAGAATCAGCAGATTCGCCACCGCCATCGGCATAGATTTCTGCCAGATGCTTCAGGGCGACATCAGGGTCACAAGCCTGTTGCAGCGAATCGAGCACCGTCTGCAACGCCTTATTGTCAAAACCAAGCGCACCCAAACGCGCGAACCGATCGCGCGCATCCCCCAGATTCTGCACCCCTGCATGAATCAGGTCATGGGTCGTGATTTCGAATTCCTTGGAAGCATCCATAATCCCAATCTACAACCGGGTCACACTTTTGTCAGGGTGTTGACCGTCGAAACGAACCTATTCGACGACATTGAACAGGGGTTCCACGTTGGTCCAAATATGACGCGCCAACGCAGGACGGTTCATCGTGTAAAGGTGAATGCCATCGACGCCGTGCGCCACCAGATCGGAAATCTGCTCGGAAGCATAATTGATGCCGGCCTGCTGCAAGCAAGGCAAATCGTCACCCCAACGATCGACCATACGTTGCACGGCGGGTGGAATCTTCGAACCGTTGCGCTTGGTCATGTTGTTGATTGATTTTACAGTACGCACAGGCATGATACCGGCCTCAATCGGCACGTCAATGCCCTTGGAACGCGCCAAATCGAGGAAGCGATAGAAATCCTCGTTGTCGTAGAAGAGCTGGGTGATGAGGTGGGTGACGCCGGCGTCCACCTTCTTTTTAAGGTTGTCAACATCAACATCGAGACACGAGGCCTCGAGATGACATTCCGGGTAGCAAGCGCCCATGATCTGCATATCGGGATCATGCTCACGGATATAGGCGGCGAGGTCACTGGCGTGTTCGAAGTCACCGCAAGGTTCGTTGCCTTCGACATAATCACCTCTCAACGCCAGCACACCGAAGACCCCTGCCTTACGGAAAAGGTCCAAAGCTTCATCCACCGTTGCCCGATTGCTGTAGAGGGCGGTCAGATGAGCTACGACCGGGATGCGATAGTCGTAGTTGATGGTGTGGGCGATCCTCGCCGTCTTGACGCGATCCGCATGAGTGCCATGGCGGTAGGTGACGGAAATAAAATCGGGGTTCAACCCTTGAAGTCCGTCAAGCGCATCATAGATGGCACCTACCGGGGAGTGCGGCCTGGGCGGGAACACCTCAAGCGAGAAAATCGGCGAATGCATGGCTGTCTCCTATGACAAATCGTGTGGCCGGCATCGTTTTGCTGATGTCGGCCACACATTGATCTACTTGAATATCGGTTTAGTGTTGCGCGGCTTGCGAACCGTTCGCGATTTCGGCGCGAACCGTCTTGGCGGCCTCGACCATGTGTTCGAGGCTTGGCCAGGTCTCCTCGTTGCCGCGGGTTTTCAGTCCGCAGTCTGGGTTGATCCAGACACGGCTGGCGTCGGCCTTCTTCAAAATCGCGTGGATGCGGTCGACCAGTTCCTTGGTGGACGGGATACGCGGCGAATGGATGTCATAGACGCCGGGGCCAACTTCAGTCTCGAAGTGAGCATCATGGATGGCGTCGAGCACCACCAGATCACCGCGGGAGGCTTCGAACGAGATCACGTCGGCATCCATGTTGTCGATGTCCTTGATGATGTCATTGAACTCGGAGTAGCACATATGGGTGTGAATCTGCGTGGTCGGCTTGACGGCCGAATGCACCAGGCGGAAGGCGGGAATGGCCCAATCGAGGTACTTCTTGTGCCAGTCGGAGCGGCGTAGGGGCAGCTTCTCGCGCAGCGCGGCCTCGTCGATCTGAATCACCTTGATGCCGGCGGCCTCGAGGTCGAGCACCTCGTCGCGGATGGCAAGTGCCAGCTGCTGGGTCTGCAGCTCGTTGCTAATGTCCTCACGCGGCCAGGACCAGTTGAGGATGGTCACCGGACCGGTAAGCATGCCCTTGACGACGTGCTTGGTGCGGCTTTGTGCATATTTGCTCCAACGCACGGTAATCGGCTCGGCACGGGAGACGTCACCCCAGACGATTGGAGGCTTGACGCAGCGGGTGCCATAGGACTGTACCCATGCGTTCTTGGTGAAGAGGTAACCGTTCAAGTGCTGGCCGAAGTATTCGACCATATCGTTGCGCTCGAATTCGCCGTGGACCAGCACGTCAAGGCCGATCTGTTCCTGATGGGCAATGACCTGGTCAATCTGCCCGGCGATGAAATCGTCGTA is a window from the Bifidobacterium sp. ESL0745 genome containing:
- a CDS encoding aspartate carbamoyltransferase regulatory subunit; translation: MEVTSITNGIIIDHVDAGTALTVLHYLQVDPATTKLALIMNASSHALGAKDIIKLEDIEDVNLDALGFIAPHATVNIVRGGKIVEKAKPELPEHLVGVISCKNPRCVTTSETGLEQRFHLANAERREYRCDYCDEEAER
- the pyrB gene encoding aspartate carbamoyltransferase, encoding MVGSSVVTLDNIPTSEIRLLLDKAQYIDSHREEVANTCNGRVLATLFYEPSTRTRLSFETAMLRLGGKVIGFAGAQLSSATKGETIHDTVKVVSQYADLIAMRHPKEGAALVAAESSDVPVINAGDGGHIHPTQTLADLSTIQARFGRVTNLTVGLCGDLTFGRTVHSLISTLCRFGNIRFVLISPDELKTPQYVLDRIDQSPTCSYVEAKDLSAVIGDLDVLYMTRVQQERFFNEDDYLRLRDTYILDEGKMKLAKPTMAVLHPLPRVNEIAKDVDDDPRAAYFEQVRRGMLMRMALESSVLGDKLPGFDENKEVLA
- a CDS encoding bifunctional [glutamine synthetase] adenylyltransferase/[glutamine synthetase]-adenylyl-L-tyrosine phosphorylase; the encoded protein is MDASKEFEITTHDLIHAGVQNLGDARDRFARLGALGFDNKALQTVLDSLQQACDPDVALKHLAEIYADGGGESADSEQNRFSGRQSGEAGAGLIDLIHRPEALSRLICVLGASDAMGGLMRSHSQLVSAAACDACGSLDFTRAERITHMSDAVKASASQQSDTATANERMTAAVEALRENYYLQLAAIMAEDTIAADSVEIQPQISARLSDLADAAIGAALDIARTQVDGSQHCGFTIIGMGKLGAQELNYVSDCDLVYIVEAKTAGDSEEKIDGVALTRIGTKIGTMLQKICQSVMLGVDMPPLWQIDTALRPEGKDGPLVRTVDSCRVYYDKWASNWEFQALLKARVVAGDGELGQSYLDMVQPLVWSASKRDNFVYDCQKMRRRVEDNIAPDLRDREIKLGKGGLRDVEFTVQMLQLVHGRSDESLRGRSTLGALQALSAGGYVARPQAAKLDEDYRFERVLEHRAQMWELKRTHLFPDLGKTNEGGLDIVRNADPRAIDDNPELRRMARTFGLLPDQLVDRYDKVRREVRRLHTDIYYRPMLPINAQLDDDQVTLSDKATRERFESIGFADPDAAMRHVEALTKGVSRAAKINRILLPSILQWLAQGQNPDMGLLQWRKLEERFGSGSQYLGFLRDSPQALTRLCHILSNSRLLGDSLNQSIESVTWLGDDEMLKPRTRESLDVRAQAAVARYAENMNDFATSIRAMRRHEIERIGLGWTSGVFDDDAGLRGMTDVYDAAIDAALQWSIRHQCTEMRLDAAPVAISVIAMGRYGGREVNFCSDADIIMMYRPMSDDNNADGEDSQKPAATFARNVVADLRNILQGPASLEPKIDLDFGLRPEGKNGPLIRSYESCRDYYTKWYSTWERQALLRARYAAGDRQLAEDFLSQLVDPLRYMDRPLTGDEIGEIRKLKARMEAERLPHGVKRNQHLKLGAGGLSDVEWTVQLLQLEHAGENESLRVNSTLEALGELEHLDYINASDADVLRKAWNMLTAARNGNYLWGARLSQADVLPTDFYGLGGVATFLGYDANRGQYFGNDLQAVMRRCREVMERLFYGL
- a CDS encoding methylenetetrahydrofolate reductase, which produces MHSPIFSLEVFPPRPHSPVGAIYDALDGLQGLNPDFISVTYRHGTHADRVKTARIAHTINYDYRIPVVAHLTALYSNRATVDEALDLFRKAGVFGVLALRGDYVEGNEPCGDFEHASDLAAYIREHDPDMQIMGACYPECHLEASCLDVDVDNLKKKVDAGVTHLITQLFYDNEDFYRFLDLARSKGIDVPIEAGIMPVRTVKSINNMTKRNGSKIPPAVQRMVDRWGDDLPCLQQAGINYASEQISDLVAHGVDGIHLYTMNRPALARHIWTNVEPLFNVVE